CCGACGTTTTTCCCGAACTAAAATCGCAACAGGCTTTTGTAGAAAAGGTCATTCAGAGCGAGGAAGAAGCCTTTTTGCGTACCTTAGAAAATGGTTTGCGCCGTTTGGGTCAGATTTTCGAGCAAAATCAGAACGCTACTGCCAAAAAAATCGAGGGCGAATTAGTGTTCGAACTCTACGATACTTTCGGTTTCCCTGCCGACCTTACCGCCCTTATTGCGCGTGAAAATGGCTTTGACATCGATGAAAAAGGCTTCGAAAAAGCCATGCAAACCCAAAAAGAACGCTCACGTGCAGCCGCTTCTTCGGATAAGTCCGATTGGCAGGAATTGCAAGTCAGTGAGGGCGTGCAGGTAGAATTTTTGGGTTATGAAAGATTAGAAAGTCAGGCTAAAATTTTGAAGTATCGCCAAATCAAAGAAAAAAACAAAACTTTCTACCAAATCGTTTTAGACCAAACCCCCTTCTATGCCGAATCAGGCGGGCAAGTGGGCGATACAGGTCTGCTTGTGAGTGTAGAAGATGCCAGCGATACTATTGAAATTTTCGATACCCAAAAGGAAAATGATTTAATCATTCACCTAAGTACAAAACTGCCTAAAAACCCTTCGGCTACCTTCCGCGCTACGGTCAATGCCCAAAAACGCCACCACACAGCCAACAACCATTCGGCTACCCACCTTTTACATGCCGCTTTGCGCGAAGTCTTGGGCGAGCATGTGCAGCAAAAAGGCTCTTTGGTGAATGAAAATCTATTGCGTTTCGACTTTTCGCATTTTGCTAAAATGAGCGAAGAAGAAATTTTGAAGGTAGAAAGCCTTGTCAATCAGCGTATTAGAAAAAATATACTCTTACAAGAGATGCGCAACGTGCCGCTCGAAGATGCCAAAAAAATGGGCGCGATGGCTCTTTTTGGTGAAAAGTATGGCGAATTTGTGCGCGTCATTGTCTTCGATAAGGACTATTCCGTAGAGCTTTGCGGTGGCACACACGTAGCCGCTACAGGGCAGATTGGCTTTTTCAAAATCGTAAGAGAAGAATCGGTAGCGGCAGGCGTGCGCCGTATAGAGGCAATTACAGCCGAAAAAGCCGAGCAATTTGTACAGGAACAAAATCTTTTGCTCAATACGCTTAAAGAAACGCTTAAAAATCCGAAAGACTTAACCAAAACGGTTCAGGATTTGATAGAAGACAAAAAGCGTTTGGAAAAAGAAATTGAGCGTTTGCAGGCAAAAGAAATTGCGCAGGTTAGGGAAGCACTTCTCACGAAGGTAAAATTGCATCAAGGCGACATCAATCTAATTGCCGAAAAGGTAGAAGTTCCCCATGCGGAGGCTCTCAAAACCCTTGCTTTTGGCATTAGGCAGCAAATAGACCGCCTTTTTATGGTCTTGACCGCTGAAATTGAGGCGCGTCCGCATATTGCCATTGCCATTTCCGACAAACTGGTAGAAGATAAAGGCTTAGATGCTTCCAAAATCATCAAAGATTTGGCAAAACACATACAAGGGGGCGGCGGCGGACAAAAGTTTTTCGCCACTGCCGCAGGAAAAAATGCCGCAGGACTGAAAGAAGTTTTGGAAAAGGCGAAGGATTTGGTCTAATCTCAAAACAGAAAAAACTAACAGTTTTCAAAAGCTGTTAGTTTTTTTTATGTCCCTCGCCGTTGTCTGTGTCCTTCCTTGCCGTTGTCTGTGTCCCCACAGACGACTTGTAGGTTGCTTGTGCGACACAAGCAACGGCGGGGGGAAGTTTTGGAAAAGGCGAAGGATTTAGTATAATCTCAAAACAGAAAAAACTAACAGTTTTCAAAAGCTGTTAGTTTTTTTTATGTCTTAGTCTAATTTTGTGGTGCTAATCTTCCGCAGGCATCAGAAACGCCAGACCGATATAGATAAGGATAGAGGGCAGACCGATAGTGAAAAAAGAGGTGAGTACGAAAAGTATGCGAACAATGTTGGCTTCCCAACCAAAAAAATCAGCTACTCCGCCACAAATGCCCGCCAAGATACGATTGCTTGTAGATTTTTTCATGCGCAAAAATAAATAAGGATAGTAGAAAGACACTCAATAAAAAACGGTCTGAAAATAAGAAAAGTGCTTATACGGCTTTTTTCTAAACGGATAGTTTGCCAAAAGGTTGCGCCCCGAAGCAGGAATCTGAAAATCAGGCAGCTTATAGGTATGATGTTAGATTTTGGCTGAAAATGAGCTTGACAAAGACTCTTTTTTTACCTATCTTTGCAGGCTCAAAAAGTTTGCCTGCATAGTGGGCAAAAGCGATACACTGCCCCAATCGCCTCTGTCGAGATGGTCTTACCGCGCTTTTTTATTTTTCCAATCGCTCACCCTTTTCTTTTTCCAAATCCTTGAAAGACTTTAATCATATCCCCAACTATAAATCTACTAAGCGGCACAAGTTATCGAGCTTTAAGTTCAATTTACCCGACGAACTTATTGCCAAGTATCCGCTTCCTAATCGCGACGATTCGCGCATGTTGGTCTTACATAGGGAAACAGGACAAATCGAGCATAAGCAGTTCAAGGACATTCTCGATTATTTTGATGAGGGCGATGTCATGGTTGCCAATGATACGCTGGTCTTCCCTGCGCGTTTGTATGGGACAAAAGAGAAAACAAATGCCCGCATCGAGGTCTTTTTGCTGCGCGAACTCAATTCGCCTTCGCATCTTTGGGACGTTTTGGTAGAGCCTGCACGTAAGATTCGAGTTGGAAATAAACTTTTCTTCGGCGACGGGGAATTAGTGGCAGAGGTCATAGACAATACCACTTCGCGTGGCAGAACGATTCGTTTCCTTTTCGACGGCACAGATGAAGACTTTTACAAGACCTTAGACACGCTGGGGCAGACTCCTCTGCCGCGCGATTTGGGCAGAGAAGCCGAAGACGACGACAAGGAACGCTATCAGACCATCTTTGCCAAACACAAGGGCGCAGTGGCGGCACCTACGGCAGGTTTGCACTTCACCCCCCAAATTGTCAAGCGTTTGGCACTCAAAGGCATCGACATGGCAGAGCTAACCCTGCACGTGGGCTTGGGAACTTTTCGCTCGGTAGATGTAGAAGATTTGACCAAACACAAAACCGATTCGGAAAACTACAACATTCCACAGACCACCGCCGAACGTGTCAATGCCGCCTTAGACCAAAAAAAGCGCGTCTGCGCTATCGGTACAACGGTGATGCGTGGCTTGGAATCCTCCGTTTCTGCTATGAACCGCCTCAAACCCGTCAATGGCTGGACAGATAAATTTATCTTTCCCCCTTACGAGTTCAAAATCTGTAACGCTTTGATAACCAACTTCCATCAGCCCCAATCTACTTTGATGATGATGGCTTGCGCCTTCGGGGGATACGACTGCGTCATGGAAGCCTATCAAAAGGCAGTAGAAGAAAAATATCGATTCCTAAGCTATGGTGATGCCATGCTTATTATCTAAGTTTTTGTCTGATTTTTTGCCTAAGTTTTTATCTGATTTTTGGTCTAAAAACTGGATAAAATCCGCTCAAAAAGAACCTACCAAGCAGTTTGACTCTTTGGTAGGTTCTTTTTTTTGGATAACACCACAAAAAAATTTTAGTTTGGTTTAAAATCTACTTATCAAGATTGTAGCATAAACTCTTCATAAACTATCAGACCTAAGAAAAGAACCCAAATTAGAAGCGATACCACAAGTAGGAAAATTTGTCCGCCATTGAGAGATTTTCTATCCACTACCTCAAATTCGTCAGACGATTGTAACAAAGCAAAATTAAAGGCTTTCAGTGGCGGAACAAGCAAAAAAGTGCTTAAAAAAGAAACCATATTGTAGGGGAAAGATACATTAGCCAAAAAATAAAGAACGATAAAGCCCGCCGCAAATGAGTCGGCGGGATAATGCTTTTGGTAGCCCTGCTCCTGCGCAAAGGCTAAAATTCTTTTGAGTAGGGAGTGGAAATAAAAGAAAGCGAAGATGGTTCTTAGTACAGGATAAATATTTAGGTTGTCTTTTTGTTTGAGAAAACGCCAAGCCTTATACATCCACCAAAAATCGTATAAGCCAAATGTAGCAAATGAAAGTAGAATAAAAATCGAAACGCTCGTTGTCTGTTGTCTGTCAATAGAAAAGTGTTTTTTTCCTATTGTTCCACTGTCCAAAAAAGATTTTTCCTCTGCCATGACAATAAAATTTTAGAAAGTAAGATTATTTAAAGGCTGCAAACTTACCTAAAAAAAGTATTGTTGCAACAATAAAAGTCTAAAAAATGTATCCTACCCCAAATGTTAGAAGGTTCAAACCAAATTTTATTTCGCTCTAAATTTGAAAAGTCCGTACTACGTTTGTAGTACAGACTTTGTTTCTATACAAAAACCTACTTTTTGGCTTGCTGCAATGCCAGCAAAACCGCCGCTATGACAAAAAAAACGATTTCTATCAAAAGCCACTGTTTGCCAAAATCGCCCAACGCGCCTTCTACCCACTGCGTCAGCAGGCGCGAAAAAGCATACAGCCCCCAAATGAGCATCAGAAAAACAAGGGCTTTCCTTTTTTCTGTGCGTGCCAAAAAGATAAGATGTATCACAATGGCAAGCCCCACGCCCCCATAAATGCCGCGAATAGAGCTAAATGCGTCAGGATTAGGCAGGCTTACGCTGACCAAATCCATGACCGCCTGCGGATTGAAAAAAGCCAATAGGCTTACATAAAGAAAACTCAAAGCAGATAAGGCAATAAACGCCAAAGAGAGATAATTTACCGTTTTGTGAGTAGCAGACATGTGAGATAAAATTTGAGGTGAGAAAAAATGATACCCCAAAATTAGCGCGTAAGGGCGGCTAAAAAGTTGGCATTTGCCAAGATTTCGTCGCTAATCTTTGCTACTCAAATTTTAAGCAGGAAAAAAGCAAGATTTGAAAAAATAGATTTGAAAGAAATGACGTTGTTACAACGATAAAAGCCTTAAATACACCCCACCCCAAACCCCGCCCCCATAGGGCGAGGCTTTGATTCGGAATATTTTTTTTTGCATTTATGCAAAAAAAATGATTTGGTTTTCGAACCCTCCCCTATGGGGGCAGTAATGTTAAGTTCTTTAAAAAGCCTTGTTTTGTCAAATTAGAAACGAAATAAAATTTGGGCAGAAGCCTTTTTTTAGGTCTGAAAATCCTTTTTTATTTCAATCTTGCTGCGGACAAGGCAGTGCCTTGTCCCTACATTTGCATTTGATTTTTAGAATTTAACATCACTGCCCCAAACCCCGCCCCCATAGGGCGGGGCTTTGATTCGGAATATTTTTTTTTGCATTTATGCAAAAAAAATGATTTGGTTTTCGAACCCTCCCCTATGGGGGGAGGGCAGGGTGGGGGTTCAGCAGGTTTGCACCAAGCACAAAACCCCGTTTTTTGACCTTCTGACCGTTGTAACAACGGCGAAAAAAAATTGCTATCTTCTCTTTCTAAATCATAAACTTATTAAAAATTTTGCTAAAATTAGTCGCATCTATTCCCAAATAACTTGCTAAGTATTTATGTGGCACTAATTGTAACAAGTGAGGACTTCTCTGCAAAAGCAATCGAAACCTTTCCTCTGCATTGCATTGCAGTTGTTCGGCAAGGCGTGTGAGTACGCCCGAAAGAGCCATAAGTGTCGCCTTTTGTATCAGGGCTTGAATGGTGGGGTAGTCTTGCTGCAATTTTTCTATGCTTTCGATAGGGAAGCGCAAAAAATGAGATTCGGTAAGGGTTTCTAAATAAAAACGCGCCTCTTTTTTTAGCATCAGCGCATCTACGATTCCCGAAAAAGAGGGGGCATAGGTAAAAATGAGGACATTTTCCTGCCCATTTTCTTTTAGGTTGTAAATGCGCTGCACCCCATTCAAGACAAAATAGAGATATTTTTCCGATTCTGCCGCCCTTGTGAGCAGCGTTTTTTTAGCAAAAACGACCCTTTCGCCTGCCGCACAAAAAGCCTGCGCCGCTTCTTCCTCCAAAGGTTGGAATTTATCTAAGAAATGAAAAAACACCTCGCGCTCGGCAGCAGAAATTTTCATAATATTTTCAGGGCGTTTTCGTAACATTTTCAGAGCAAGTTCAAAACAAACTTCTAAGAAAGAGAAGGGCAATTATTTTCTTTCGGCAGGAATAGACAAAAATAAATTAGACTAAACATAATTTAGGCTAAAACAAGCGCGTCGCCCTTTAATACAGGCACGACATCGAAGCGGTCTGTTTCCAAACAAAAACGCATGTCCTCTTCGGCGTTCTCATTAGTGCGAACCAGTCTTTGATAGTGTGAAGCGGGTCTTAATGCCTCTAATAAATCGTGCTTTGCCTGCCCATAAAGCGAAAGACAAGCTAAGGCATCATCGCCGTCGGAATGAAAAAGCGAATTTTGCTCCTTCGTTAGGGCTTCGACCACTGCACCAGCAAAGAGCGCGTCTTCCATATTGAAGCGTCCCTTCCAACCTGCACAAAGCACCAAAATTGGCATCTTTTGCTGTTTTAAATAGCCTGTGAGTGCCGCCAAATTGAGGAAAGCCCCGATAACGACCTGCTGGGCATGGTGACGTGAGTATTGAATAGCCTGCGTGCCGTTGGTAGTGGTCATGACAATTTTTCTGCCGCGCTGTGTCATGTGTTCGAGTGGGGAATTTCCGATGTCAAACCCCTCTACTTGGATACCATTGCGCTCACCTGCCGCCACATAGCCTTTTTCACGCCATTTAAACGCCTCTAAAACGGTTGCGACGGGAATTACCTCGCTTACGCCACTGCCCAAACCTGCGACCATGCAGGAGGTGGCCCGAAAAATATCTGCCACTACTACGATTTTTCCTTTCAAATCATATAGGCGCAATAGGTCTGGAGTCAGACACACTTCTAAGGGAAGAGAAGACGTTGGGGTCATAACTTTATAGAAAGAAAAAACCCACAAGGCAATCAGAAGAAGCACTTGTGGGAGCTTGTGTATAAAACAAGTTGTATCATCAAAACAGTTGTGCTTACAAAAAAAAAGGACACAAACAAAAAGCTGCTTGGCGTGCGCATTTGCACTCCGCACAGGCTTGGGCTTAGTCTTGACGCTTCAATACGTCTGCCACTAATTGTTCTGCCACAATTTCCTCTCTGAAAGTGTAAGCACCCGTTTTGGGTGAGCGAATGGTGCGAATCACTTTGGCGTATTTTTGAGCACCTTCCTGACGAAGTTTCGCAACTACTTTCTTTGCCATAGTCGTATCAGATTTTGGAGATTTCGGATAATAAAAGTCGAGCCGCCATGAGCCTACTCGAAGGGTGCGCCTATGATAGCAGGGTGCGCATAGGAGCAGGGGAGCGCGTAAGGTATGGGCTACAAAGAGCCGCAGGCTTTACTTAATCTCGCGATGTGTGGTATAACGCTTCAAGATAGGGTTATACTTGCGAAGCTCTAAACGCTCGGTTGTGTTTTTGCGGTTCTTGGTTGTGATATAACGCGAAGTACCAGCGACACCGCTTGTTTTATGTTCAGTACATTCTAAGATGACCTGAATACGGTTTCCTTTTTTTGCCATGATTGTAGAAGATGAATAAAAGGGTTCTTCTTTTGAAAGGGTAAGAAGATTCGCCTGCATTGCCAATCGAGAAGGGGACTTGCAACGGCTTTGTGCTGCCGCGCTACACAAGTCTTTGGCAAAGGCAGAACGACTCTATAATGAAGGCTATGCCAACACGTCTTTGAGGAGCGTGCCGCGCTCTTTCGCGTCTTTCAAGACAGCTAAGATGCCTTTTTTGTTGATGGTGCGAAGCGCAGAGGTAGAAACGCGAAGGGTGATGTAGCGGTCTTCTTCAGCGATATAAAAACGCTTCTTTTGCAAGTTAGGGAAAAAACGGCGTTTGGTCTTGTTGTTTGCATGGGAAACGTTATTACCAACGCGAGGTCTTTTGCCTGTAATTTCACAAACTCGTGCCATTTTGCTTGGTGGGTTATCCGTTTTTAAAATAAGACTGCAAATATAGCAGCTTTTTTTCGAACCTACAAGCGAAAGACGGCTTTTTTCAGCCTTTTGCCGATAAAATTATTTTCTCTGAAAAATGTTTGAAAAAAAAAGACCAAAAGTAGGATTATCCAAAAATAAGCCGTATCTTTGTTGCAGGCATCAAAGCCTGTCTTACACGTTAATTTAACTTACTCAAATGAATCTCTATGTATCTAATCTACCTTACAGTGCTTCTGAGCAAGAGGTAGAGTCTCTATTTGCCGAATACGGCGACGTGGTATCTGTAAAAATCATTCTTGACCGTGAGACCCGTCGTTCGCGCGGATTCGGTTTTGTAGAGATGCAAAACGAAGAAGACGCATCTGCTGCTGTGGAGCAGCTCAATGGCTTCGAAATGAAAGGTCGTGAAATCCAAGTCAAAAAAGCTATCCCACGCGAGGAAGGCGGACGCGACGGCGGATACCGTTCTACATCACGTCGTCGTGATTACTAATCCGAACCAAATCCGAAGGCTTCATACAGAAAAGCCCGCGATTTTTTCCACTACGAAACCAAGGCAATTCTGAATATATTGCATTTGATATAGGCAAGAATTTTTCTCGTTTTGTAAAAAAGGGTTGTCTTTCTGAAAAGAAGGCAACTCTTTTTTCATGCGCCTGCCCTTCAAGCCTACATATTATCAAAGCATTGTCAAGGCATTGTCAAAGTATTGTCAAATTGAAGACAAAATAAAATTTGGATTGAACCCCATTTTTAGGTCTGAAAGCCCTTTTTTATTTTAATCTCACTGCGGATAAAGATAATGACAACGCACCGCGTTGTCCAAGTTGTCTAAACTATGCACGCATGAAACAACAACCTTTTTCAATTTTGCAAAGAGGACAAGGCAATGCCTTGTCCTACGTTGTTTTCGGTCTTCTCTATTTTATTTTTTGCTTTTGTGCAAATTTTCCCAGACAAAAGCCCAAATATCAGCCCATTCCTCAATTACTTTTGCCGTAGGCTTGCCTGCGCCATGTCCTGCCTTTTGGTCTATGCGAATCAAGACGGGATTTTCGCCCTTGTGTTTTTCCTGCAAAGTGGCGATAAATTTGTAGGAATGAGCAGGCACAACGCGGTCGTCATGGTCGGCAGTCGTAACCAAAGTAGCAGGGTAGGATACGCCCTCTTTGAGGTTGTGCAAAGGCGAATAATTGAGCAAGTTTTGAAACTCTGCCTCGCTGCGCTCGCTCGACCCATATTCCACTACCCATGCCCAGCCGATAGTAAATTTGTGAAATTTGAGCATATCCAAAACGCCAACCCCGGGAAGGGCTACGGCGTACAAGCCAGGGCGTTGTGTCATGCACGCTCCGATAAGCAAGCCCCCATTAGAGCGTCCCGAAATGGCTAATTTTTGAGGCGACGTATATTTTTCTTTGATGAGGTATTCGGCAGCGGCGATAAAATCATCAAATACATTTTGCTTTTTCAAGACCATGCCGCCTTTGTGCCATTCCTCACCATATTCGCCGCCGCCGCGCAAGTTCGGCATTGCATAAATGCCCCCTGCTTCCAAAAAGGGCAAAATTGTAGGGTTGAAAGAAGGCGTAAGGCTAATATTGAAGCCCCCATAAGCATAGAGGTAGGTAGGATTTTGACCGTTTTTCTTCAAACCCTTTTTATGAACGATAAACATAGGGACTTTTGTGCCGTCTTTGCTGGTATAGAAGACTTGATGCGTTTCATAGTCCGAAAAATTAAAGTCTATCTTGGGTTGTTCATACAAAGTAGAAGTATTTTTTTCTACTTCATAACGGTAAGTAGTGTTGGGATAGGTAAAAGAAGTAAAGCTATAAAAGATTTCCTTTTCGTCTTTTTTGCCCCCCAGCCGCGCAGTGTTCCCAAAGCAGGCAGCGCGAGGTCGCCAATTTTTTTGCCTTTGAGGTCATAGATAATCCCCTTTGAATTGGCATCTTCCAAATAAGTAGCCAAGATGCGGTCTTTGAGAATAGAAGCCGAAGTGAGTACGTTTTTGGTTTCCGCCACTACCGTTTCCCATTGGGTAGGATTAGCAGGGTCTATCAATACGATTTTATAGTTGGGCGCGTCTTTGTTTGTCATCAAATAGAGTTTGCCCGACTCGTGTTCGGCAATAATGGCAGGTTCGGTTTCGAAACCTGAAACAAGGGTCTGAAAGTTGGCGTTCTCCTCTTTTAAAGATTTGACGTATATTTCATTTCCCGAAGTGCCTTCGGAAGCAGACACGACTAAATAGTTGCCTTCTTCGGTTACGTAGCCGTAAAAATTGCGCAAGGGTTTTTCTTTGTTTTCAAAAACGACGACATCTTCGCTCTGTGCCTCACCCAAACGGTGAAAATAGACCTTGTGAAACTCGTTTTTTTGCTCTAAGGCTTTTCCTTCTTTGGGCGCATCATAGGCACTATAAAAAAAGCCATCTTGATGCCAAGAGATGCCCGAAAACTTTACCCACTCTATTTTGTCGGCTAATTTCTTTTTGCTCTCTGCGTCCATCAAATAAATGGTATTCCAATCCGAACCGCCTTTGGAAAGACTGTAAGCACAATATTTGCCATCTTCGGAAAAAGAAAGATTGCCTAAGGATACTGTTCCATCTTGGCTAAAAGTGTTCGGGTCTAAAAAGACTTCTGCCTTTTCTTTGTCGTCCTGATAGCGGTATAAAACGCTTTGATTTTGTAAGCCGTCATTTTTGTAGAAATAGTAGTAGCTACCTGCTTTGAAGGGTGCGCCAATTTTAGGGTAGTTCCATAATTTTTCCAAACGCGCCTTGAAATTTTGGCGTGAAGGCAGTTCCTTCAAATAATCCTGCGTTACGGCATTTTGCGCTTCTACCCAATCGGCAACCTGCTGCGCGTCAGAATTTTCGAGCCACTGATAGGGGTCTGCAATGGTTTTGCCAAAATAACTATCCTTGTGGTCTGTTTTTTGGGTAGTCGGATAGACAATTTTGCGCTGCTGTGCGGTAAGAGAAAGGCTTGTGCCTGCCCCGAAAAGGAAGCACAAAGTAAGGAGGCGCGAAAACTGCGCATAAGAACGGTGGTATGACATCTTTGCTATCTTGGTTTGTGGTTTGATGTGTAAAAGTTGTGTTATCAAATTTGAAGCGAAATAAAGTTTGGTTTTGAAACCCTCCCTGTGGGGGAGGGTAGGGTGGGGTTCATTCCTTTTTTATTTCCCTCTCACTGCGGACTCACTTCGGACAAGGCAATGCCTTGTCCCTACATTTGCATTTGATTTTTAGAATTTAACATCACTGAACTACCCTTTGAGGCAGGGTAGAGTTTTGGCAAGCGTTTTTTTAAGCACTTGAAATTGCTGGTGTTTTCTTTCCTTTTCAATAGGTAGGAAAAAAGTCTTCAAACTTTCAAAGGCTTGCGAAAATAGCTTTTTTTCGCTATAAATTACCCGCTTCTTCGGATAAGGCTACTTAGAAAGTATGAAATTTTGTAACTTTGTGAAAGTTGCCGTTTTTTTAGGATACCCAAAAAGAGCGGCAAAGCGAAAAATGGTCGCCTTGTTTTCTTTATTCTTGATGCTTACTTGTGCCTACCTTCAAATATGCCAAATCGCACCGCTTCTATTCGCCTACCCCTGATTGTGTTTTCTGCCTTAGCCATAGGGCTTTTTTTGGGTGCTAAACTGTTTCAAAATCCCACTTCCGAGCGCAAGAGTTTGAGTGCCGAAGGGGGCGGCAAAAAATTAAAGGAACTGCTGCAATTCATAGAAAACTACTATGTCGATACCATAG
This genomic stretch from Hugenholtzia roseola DSM 9546 harbors:
- the alaS gene encoding alanine--tRNA ligase → MTSQEIRQTFLDFFKEKAHQIVPSAPLVVKDDPTLMFTNAGMNPFKDLFLGNKPITVPRIANTQKCLRVSGKHNDLEEVGHDTYHHTMFEMLGNWSFGDYFKKEAIEWAWELLTQRYKLPTDRLYATVFGGDAADNLPQDTEAATLWAQFLPKERILQASKKDNFWEMGDTGPCGPCTEIHVDLRSEAERKAVEGATLVNQDHPQVIEIWNLVFMQFNRMADGSLVKLPKQHVDTGMGFERLTAALQGKKSNYDTDIFQPTIQHLGKKANLSYGQDTKADIALRVIADHIRAVAFAIADGEMPSNNKAGYVIRRILRRAVRYGYTFLGFREPFMYELVGLLAMQFADVFPELKSQQAFVEKVIQSEEEAFLRTLENGLRRLGQIFEQNQNATAKKIEGELVFELYDTFGFPADLTALIARENGFDIDEKGFEKAMQTQKERSRAAASSDKSDWQELQVSEGVQVEFLGYERLESQAKILKYRQIKEKNKTFYQIVLDQTPFYAESGGQVGDTGLLVSVEDASDTIEIFDTQKENDLIIHLSTKLPKNPSATFRATVNAQKRHHTANNHSATHLLHAALREVLGEHVQQKGSLVNENLLRFDFSHFAKMSEEEILKVESLVNQRIRKNILLQEMRNVPLEDAKKMGAMALFGEKYGEFVRVIVFDKDYSVELCGGTHVAATGQIGFFKIVREESVAAGVRRIEAITAEKAEQFVQEQNLLLNTLKETLKNPKDLTKTVQDLIEDKKRLEKEIERLQAKEIAQVREALLTKVKLHQGDINLIAEKVEVPHAEALKTLAFGIRQQIDRLFMVLTAEIEARPHIAIAISDKLVEDKGLDASKIIKDLAKHIQGGGGGQKFFATAAGKNAAGLKEVLEKAKDLV
- a CDS encoding PspC domain-containing protein; this encodes MKKSTSNRILAGICGGVADFFGWEANIVRILFVLTSFFTIGLPSILIYIGLAFLMPAED
- the queA gene encoding tRNA preQ1(34) S-adenosylmethionine ribosyltransferase-isomerase QueA, which gives rise to MKDFNHIPNYKSTKRHKLSSFKFNLPDELIAKYPLPNRDDSRMLVLHRETGQIEHKQFKDILDYFDEGDVMVANDTLVFPARLYGTKEKTNARIEVFLLRELNSPSHLWDVLVEPARKIRVGNKLFFGDGELVAEVIDNTTSRGRTIRFLFDGTDEDFYKTLDTLGQTPLPRDLGREAEDDDKERYQTIFAKHKGAVAAPTAGLHFTPQIVKRLALKGIDMAELTLHVGLGTFRSVDVEDLTKHKTDSENYNIPQTTAERVNAALDQKKRVCAIGTTVMRGLESSVSAMNRLKPVNGWTDKFIFPPYEFKICNALITNFHQPQSTLMMMACAFGGYDCVMEAYQKAVEEKYRFLSYGDAMLII
- a CDS encoding DUF4234 domain-containing protein, whose translation is MAEEKSFLDSGTIGKKHFSIDRQQTTSVSIFILLSFATFGLYDFWWMYKAWRFLKQKDNLNIYPVLRTIFAFFYFHSLLKRILAFAQEQGYQKHYPADSFAAGFIVLYFLANVSFPYNMVSFLSTFLLVPPLKAFNFALLQSSDEFEVVDRKSLNGGQIFLLVVSLLIWVLFLGLIVYEEFMLQS
- a CDS encoding DUF4345 domain-containing protein, which produces MSATHKTVNYLSLAFIALSALSFLYVSLLAFFNPQAVMDLVSVSLPNPDAFSSIRGIYGGVGLAIVIHLIFLARTEKRKALVFLMLIWGLYAFSRLLTQWVEGALGDFGKQWLLIEIVFFVIAAVLLALQQAKK
- a CDS encoding Crp/Fnr family transcriptional regulator, whose protein sequence is MKISAAEREVFFHFLDKFQPLEEEAAQAFCAAGERVVFAKKTLLTRAAESEKYLYFVLNGVQRIYNLKENGQENVLIFTYAPSFSGIVDALMLKKEARFYLETLTESHFLRFPIESIEKLQQDYPTIQALIQKATLMALSGVLTRLAEQLQCNAEERFRLLLQRSPHLLQLVPHKYLASYLGIDATNFSKIFNKFMI
- a CDS encoding 2-phosphosulfolactate phosphatase codes for the protein MTPTSSLPLEVCLTPDLLRLYDLKGKIVVVADIFRATSCMVAGLGSGVSEVIPVATVLEAFKWREKGYVAAGERNGIQVEGFDIGNSPLEHMTQRGRKIVMTTTNGTQAIQYSRHHAQQVVIGAFLNLAALTGYLKQQKMPILVLCAGWKGRFNMEDALFAGAVVEALTKEQNSLFHSDGDDALACLSLYGQAKHDLLEALRPASHYQRLVRTNENAEEDMRFCLETDRFDVVPVLKGDALVLA
- a CDS encoding DUF4295 domain-containing protein, coding for MAKKVVAKLRQEGAQKYAKVIRTIRSPKTGAYTFREEIVAEQLVADVLKRQD
- the rpmG gene encoding 50S ribosomal protein L33, translating into MAKKGNRIQVILECTEHKTSGVAGTSRYITTKNRKNTTERLELRKYNPILKRYTTHREIK
- the rpmB gene encoding 50S ribosomal protein L28 is translated as MARVCEITGKRPRVGNNVSHANNKTKRRFFPNLQKKRFYIAEEDRYITLRVSTSALRTINKKGILAVLKDAKERGTLLKDVLA
- a CDS encoding RNA recognition motif domain-containing protein, encoding MNLYVSNLPYSASEQEVESLFAEYGDVVSVKIILDRETRRSRGFGFVEMQNEEDASAAVEQLNGFEMKGREIQVKKAIPREEGGRDGGYRSTSRRRDY
- a CDS encoding prolyl oligopeptidase family serine peptidase, which produces MYEQPKIDFNFSDYETHQVFYTSKDGTKVPMFIVHKKGLKKNGQNPTYLYAYGGFNISLTPSFNPTILPFLEAGGIYAMPNLRGGGEYGEEWHKGGMVLKKQNVFDDFIAAAEYLIKEKYTSPQKLAISGRSNGGLLIGACMTQRPGLYAVALPGVGVLDMLKFHKFTIGWAWVVEYGSSERSEAEFQNLLNYSPLHNLKEGVSYPATLVTTADHDDRVVPAHSYKFIATLQEKHKGENPVLIRIDQKAGHGAGKPTAKVIEEWADIWAFVWENLHKSKK